One window of the Anaerobranca gottschalkii DSM 13577 genome contains the following:
- a CDS encoding sigma-54 interaction domain-containing protein — translation MRWKIETKDRVGMVLDVLKVFSDEKLSIDVMEVKSKQIFLKFKCPNPEIIREKLLAEKDILNIEEIPLLPVEKKEKQLVEILETVSDGILAIDQYGKITRINSMAEEILNLKGKEVIGKDVGDILNKNVPMLTTLRTGEDYDNKEMSLIINGRRVHYITSGRAIKGDKNQVLGVVATMKDMGKVREMVYSITQPKAITFEHIIHHSSVIGEVIQLARLAALSHSTVLIQGESGTGKELFARAIHWTGPRKDKPFVPINCAALPDTLLESELFGYQGGSFTDAKKEGKQGLFEFANGGTVFLDEIGELPVHLQVKLLRVLQEGKIRRIGSNEETPVDVRIIAATNRDLKEMVSKNQFRKDLFYRLNVIPIYIPPLRERVEDVILLAQYFLDKYNIATGKKIKGFTPETLEIFKNYHWPGNVRELENVVERAVILTPENSLIKPHVLYIEKENNLKTSIEIDENKSLKAQLDMLEKKILVEVLKKYKTTRKIGKVLGLSHTGVQKKLKKHNLETEVYENGN, via the coding sequence ATGAGGTGGAAAATTGAAACAAAAGATAGGGTTGGCATGGTACTTGATGTTTTAAAAGTCTTTAGTGATGAAAAATTAAGTATTGATGTCATGGAAGTTAAATCAAAACAAATTTTTTTAAAATTTAAATGCCCTAATCCTGAAATTATCAGAGAAAAGTTACTAGCAGAAAAGGATATTTTAAATATAGAAGAAATACCTCTCCTTCCAGTAGAAAAAAAAGAAAAACAATTAGTAGAAATTTTAGAAACGGTAAGTGATGGAATTTTAGCAATAGATCAATATGGCAAAATTACCAGGATAAACTCAATGGCAGAAGAAATTCTCAATCTTAAAGGGAAAGAGGTTATCGGAAAAGATGTAGGAGATATTCTCAATAAAAACGTACCTATGCTAACTACTTTAAGAACTGGCGAGGATTATGACAATAAAGAAATGAGTTTAATTATCAATGGAAGAAGGGTACACTATATTACCAGTGGAAGGGCTATTAAAGGTGATAAAAATCAAGTGTTAGGTGTTGTAGCAACCATGAAAGATATGGGGAAAGTGAGGGAAATGGTTTATTCCATTACCCAACCTAAAGCCATAACCTTTGAACATATTATTCACCATAGCTCTGTAATTGGTGAAGTTATACAACTGGCAAGATTAGCTGCCTTATCCCATTCCACAGTTTTAATTCAAGGGGAAAGTGGAACTGGTAAGGAATTATTTGCCAGGGCAATTCACTGGACGGGACCGAGAAAGGACAAGCCCTTTGTCCCTATCAATTGCGCTGCCTTACCCGATACCCTTTTGGAGAGTGAACTTTTTGGTTATCAAGGGGGCTCTTTTACTGATGCTAAAAAGGAAGGTAAGCAGGGACTTTTTGAATTTGCCAATGGTGGCACTGTATTTTTAGATGAAATAGGGGAACTTCCCGTCCATCTACAAGTAAAGTTATTAAGGGTATTACAAGAAGGTAAAATCAGAAGAATAGGTAGTAATGAAGAAACACCAGTTGATGTTAGAATTATCGCTGCCACCAATAGGGATTTAAAGGAAATGGTAAGTAAAAACCAATTTAGAAAAGATTTGTTTTATCGCTTAAATGTCATCCCAATTTATATACCACCTTTAAGGGAAAGGGTGGAAGATGTTATACTATTAGCCCAATACTTTTTAGATAAATATAATATAGCTACTGGGAAAAAAATTAAGGGTTTTACACCTGAAACATTAGAGATTTTCAAAAATTATCATTGGCCTGGCAATGTAAGGGAATTAGAGAATGTAGTGGAAAGGGCAGTAATTTTAACTCCTGAAAACTCCTTAATTAAACCCCATGTTCTTTACATTGAAAAAGAAAATAATCTAAAAACATCGATAGAAATAGATGAAAATAAATCATTAAAAGCTCAGTTAGATATGTTAGAGAAAAAAATTTTAGTAGAGGTTTTAAAGAAATATAAAACTACAAGAAAAATAGGAAAAGTTTTAGGATTGTCCCATACAGGCGTACAAAAAAAACTAAAAAAACACAATTTGGAAACAGAAGTTTACGAAAATGGAAACTAA
- the megL gene encoding methionine gamma-lyase encodes MKREELMKKGFSTKTIHGGHVKDEMYGALTTPIYATSTFIFDCAEQGGRRFALEEGGYIYSRLGNPTVTAVEEKLAILENGEAAIATASGMGAITAALWTLLKAGDHIVADDTLYGCTFAYMEHGLTRYGVEVTFVDASNPENVRKAMKENTKVVYIETPVNPNLKVVDIEEIAKIAHSQEGVKLIVDNTFATPYLQQPLTLGADIVVHSATKYLNGHGDVIAGFVVGSLDFITQVRLFGVKDMTGASLSPFDAFLLDRGMKTLDLRMEKHCQNAMIVAEYLANHPMVEKVYYPGLKDNPYHQLAKKQMKMFGGVIAFEVKGGFENGKKVINSVKLCKLAVSLGDAETLVQHPASMTHSTYTPEQLAAVGISQGLIRMSVGLENAEDIIDDLEHALSQIK; translated from the coding sequence ATGAAAAGGGAAGAACTTATGAAAAAAGGTTTCAGTACCAAAACTATCCATGGTGGTCATGTAAAGGATGAAATGTACGGTGCATTAACTACACCTATCTATGCAACATCAACCTTTATCTTTGATTGTGCAGAACAAGGGGGAAGAAGATTTGCTTTAGAAGAAGGTGGGTATATTTATTCAAGACTTGGCAACCCTACGGTAACTGCAGTAGAAGAAAAACTAGCTATTTTGGAAAATGGTGAAGCTGCAATAGCTACCGCTTCTGGAATGGGTGCAATTACAGCTGCCCTTTGGACCCTTTTAAAGGCAGGGGATCACATAGTAGCAGATGATACCCTTTATGGTTGTACTTTTGCATATATGGAACATGGTTTAACCAGATACGGTGTGGAAGTTACCTTTGTAGATGCCTCTAATCCTGAAAATGTCAGAAAAGCTATGAAAGAAAATACTAAGGTGGTATATATTGAAACACCTGTTAATCCCAATTTAAAGGTTGTAGATATAGAGGAAATAGCTAAGATTGCCCATTCCCAAGAAGGAGTAAAGTTAATAGTAGATAACACCTTTGCAACACCGTATTTACAACAACCCCTTACTTTAGGTGCTGATATAGTTGTCCATTCTGCTACAAAATATTTAAATGGTCACGGTGATGTTATTGCAGGTTTTGTAGTAGGCTCTTTAGACTTCATTACCCAAGTCCGTTTATTCGGAGTTAAGGATATGACTGGTGCATCTTTAAGTCCCTTTGATGCCTTCTTATTAGATAGGGGAATGAAAACATTAGATTTAAGGATGGAAAAACACTGTCAAAATGCTATGATAGTTGCAGAATATTTAGCTAATCATCCTATGGTAGAAAAAGTTTATTATCCAGGGTTAAAGGATAACCCGTATCACCAGTTAGCTAAAAAGCAAATGAAAATGTTTGGTGGAGTAATTGCCTTTGAAGTAAAAGGTGGTTTTGAAAATGGTAAAAAAGTAATTAACTCTGTTAAACTATGTAAACTCGCTGTAAGTTTAGGGGATGCAGAAACTTTAGTACAGCATCCAGCTTCAATGACCCACTCCACATATACCCCAGAACAATTAGCAGCTGTAGGAATTAGTCAAGGTTTAATCCGTATGTCTGTTGGTTTAGAAAATGCAGAAGATATTATTGATGATTTAGAACATGCATTAAGTCAAATTAAATAG
- a CDS encoding spore germination protein: MKIVKPKKANKSTKKPQKPEKEELQEKNLILPDLQKNIKVLEETFGDNLDFILREMLAGSKGELNIAVAFLETLVDKVMISEFFLEKLCTYNYETDILPEEKFKNLEKILKSIPAALSIEEDDKWEEILKAIVVGKAVFFIDGYHKAWIVEARAWKERGISEPQNETVVHGPREGFVEGLQTNIGLLRRRIKTHNFIAKTVTIGTTSSNDVVICYLKGVADESLVDEVENKIKAINIEGVVSDNVINEFIEGTPITPFKLISTTERPDKIAGSLLEGRVAILTENSPNAMIVPTVFWQFFQSAEDYYERFPVAAFNRIIRMISFIFVLSLTAFYVAIATYHQEMIPTQLALTMSAIRGPVPFPTVVEALLLELVLEGLREAGLRLPKAAGQAVSIVGALVMGQAAVEAGLVSPQLVIIVAASGVFSFLIPDYSFVISLRLLKFLLIILASVLGIFGLIMGFMGIFLHLNGLESFGVPYMSPVTPFKKRDMKDVFWRAPWPQMGKVGPKGPPGQGEEKEDENQAEK; encoded by the coding sequence ATGAAAATAGTAAAACCTAAAAAGGCAAATAAATCTACAAAAAAGCCGCAAAAACCGGAAAAAGAAGAGCTTCAAGAAAAGAACTTAATTCTCCCTGATTTACAAAAAAATATCAAAGTGTTAGAAGAAACCTTTGGTGATAACCTAGATTTTATTTTGCGGGAAATGTTGGCAGGTAGTAAAGGAGAACTAAATATAGCGGTAGCTTTTTTAGAGACCCTTGTAGATAAAGTTATGATAAGTGAATTTTTCTTGGAAAAATTGTGTACATACAATTATGAGACAGATATTCTCCCTGAGGAAAAGTTTAAAAATTTAGAAAAAATATTAAAAAGCATTCCAGCAGCTTTAAGTATAGAAGAAGATGATAAATGGGAAGAAATACTTAAAGCTATAGTAGTAGGAAAAGCTGTATTTTTTATTGACGGCTACCACAAAGCCTGGATAGTAGAGGCTAGGGCATGGAAAGAACGGGGAATTTCAGAACCACAAAATGAAACAGTAGTCCATGGCCCTAGGGAAGGTTTTGTGGAAGGTTTACAGACAAATATTGGTTTACTTAGAAGAAGGATAAAAACCCATAACTTTATTGCTAAAACAGTGACAATTGGGACTACTTCCAGTAATGATGTGGTTATTTGTTATTTAAAAGGGGTGGCAGATGAAAGTTTAGTTGATGAAGTTGAAAATAAAATAAAGGCAATAAATATCGAAGGTGTTGTAAGTGATAACGTAATAAATGAATTTATTGAAGGAACTCCTATTACACCTTTCAAACTCATTTCAACTACTGAAAGACCTGATAAAATAGCTGGTAGTTTATTGGAAGGTAGAGTTGCAATCCTAACAGAAAACAGCCCTAATGCAATGATAGTTCCTACAGTTTTTTGGCAGTTTTTCCAATCCGCTGAAGATTACTATGAACGTTTTCCAGTGGCGGCATTTAATAGGATAATTAGGATGATTTCTTTTATTTTTGTACTATCTTTGACTGCCTTTTATGTGGCGATAGCTACTTATCATCAAGAAATGATTCCTACACAGCTGGCTTTAACGATGTCGGCAATCAGAGGACCTGTACCTTTTCCTACTGTAGTTGAAGCTCTTCTTTTAGAACTGGTTTTAGAAGGCCTTCGAGAAGCAGGTTTGAGGTTACCTAAGGCTGCCGGTCAAGCTGTCAGTATAGTTGGGGCATTAGTAATGGGCCAAGCTGCTGTAGAAGCAGGTCTTGTTTCCCCCCAATTAGTAATTATCGTTGCCGCATCGGGAGTATTTTCATTTTTGATTCCCGATTACTCCTTTGTAATTTCCCTTAGACTCCTTAAATTTTTGTTAATTATATTAGCAAGTGTTTTAGGGATATTTGGTTTAATAATGGGATTTATGGGGATATTCTTACACCTTAATGGTCTAGAGAGTTTTGGAGTACCTTATATGTCCCCTGTAACTCCTTTTAAAAAGCGGGATATGAAAGATGTATTTTGGAGGGCACCTTGGCCCCAAATGGGTAAAGTAGGGCCTAAAGGTCCTCCAGGGCAAGGGGAGGAAAAAGAAGATGAAAATCAAGCTGAAAAATAA
- a CDS encoding Ger(x)C family spore germination protein, producing MKIKLKNKRIAVYMIIFILLISNTGCWSRRELEELAFVLALGIDKGDDGEFILYAQIGKAQQEAGGGDGEGGEIVVIEGKGKTIVQAYDQMFEVANRRLFLSHARLVIISEELAKSGINRILDFLQRDIRIRSTTLIAVGQGDIKEILESQPVLGGITGLAIKDSMRFNWERSKILRKELYEMVRDIKEGDAELTLPIITMEGEKVAIKNAAYFQNTTMKGTLDNKEVLGLLWLVGDVRHGSITINPNPKDSRYITLELMDTKVSINPVEGSKGLVFHIKVDQQLRVADDQTNLTVSQIEQEVNRYIKNTILETVNLAKEEGVDFIGFGKRYRRKYPKKWDEDKWIEKFKESEVIIKVNSIINREER from the coding sequence ATGAAAATCAAGCTGAAAAATAAAAGAATAGCAGTTTATATGATAATCTTTATTTTACTAATAAGTAATACCGGGTGTTGGAGTAGAAGGGAATTAGAAGAACTAGCCTTTGTTTTGGCATTAGGTATAGACAAAGGAGATGATGGGGAATTTATTTTATATGCTCAAATAGGTAAAGCTCAACAGGAAGCTGGAGGTGGAGATGGTGAAGGTGGAGAAATAGTTGTAATTGAAGGAAAGGGAAAAACAATAGTTCAAGCTTACGATCAAATGTTTGAAGTAGCCAATAGGAGATTATTTTTAAGCCATGCCAGGCTAGTAATTATTAGTGAAGAATTGGCTAAAAGTGGAATCAACAGAATACTGGATTTTTTGCAAAGGGATATTAGAATAAGGAGCACTACCTTAATAGCAGTTGGACAGGGTGATATCAAAGAAATATTGGAATCACAACCGGTTTTAGGGGGAATTACCGGCTTAGCCATTAAAGATAGTATGCGGTTCAATTGGGAAAGGTCAAAGATTTTGCGAAAAGAATTATATGAAATGGTCAGAGATATTAAAGAGGGGGATGCGGAACTAACATTACCTATCATTACTATGGAAGGTGAAAAAGTTGCAATAAAAAATGCCGCATATTTTCAAAACACAACTATGAAAGGGACATTAGATAACAAGGAAGTTTTAGGGTTATTGTGGTTAGTTGGTGATGTGAGACATGGTTCCATTACTATAAATCCAAATCCTAAAGATTCTAGATACATCACCTTAGAATTGATGGATACAAAGGTTTCTATTAATCCAGTAGAAGGGTCTAAAGGTTTAGTATTCCATATAAAAGTTGATCAACAGTTAAGGGTGGCTGATGATCAAACAAATTTAACTGTGTCTCAAATAGAACAGGAGGTAAATAGATATATTAAAAATACTATTTTAGAAACAGTAAATTTAGCAAAGGAAGAAGGGGTGGATTTTATAGGTTTTGGAAAAAGGTATCGAAGGAAGTATCCTAAAAAGTGGGATGAAGATAAGTGGATTGAAAAGTTTAAAGAATCAGAGGTAATTATTAAAGTTAATTCAATAATAAATAGAGAAGAAAGATAA
- a CDS encoding GerAB/ArcD/ProY family transporter — protein sequence MKKLVVGEVYILYISVVLTTAVLFLPFLIAEVALQDSWLAVIIGTFVALPFSLIAVSLAMKFPEKGLEEILEEVLGKFLGKIIALSYSVLYLYISALVIRQLEEFFVLAIMPETPPIAFRILYVLVLMLGVYEGTLAILRTNVYIFPVGMLVVGLVVGLATTKMSFDNLTPVFVIGLENILQGSYLTIGWLLQFPFIVLTFFKYIETAKLTPNVKKLGMFSVIVTGVSLLAGALGTIAVFGPKQTATMFYPSFSMARTISIGNFLENIEITFVGVWVAGMYICATVYCFMSILLVTSILKLNNYKKIALPMAGLLFYLPSIVAKDLSSLFSVLRQTFPFLTIVFGGILPTIFLILASIMNKGMSTEKLKEEQQEEEESQPLKGNFGEPSSEGEGEGESP from the coding sequence ATGAAAAAACTTGTGGTCGGCGAAGTATATATCCTTTATATCAGTGTAGTATTGACAACAGCGGTGCTATTTTTGCCATTTTTAATTGCAGAAGTAGCACTGCAAGATTCTTGGTTAGCGGTGATTATAGGGACTTTTGTAGCACTACCTTTTTCGTTAATAGCAGTTAGTTTAGCAATGAAGTTTCCCGAAAAGGGTTTGGAGGAAATTTTAGAAGAAGTTTTAGGCAAATTCCTTGGTAAGATAATAGCTTTATCTTATAGTGTGTTATACCTTTATATAAGTGCCTTGGTAATAAGGCAACTTGAAGAGTTTTTTGTTTTAGCCATAATGCCAGAAACTCCACCCATTGCTTTTCGAATTCTTTATGTATTAGTTTTAATGTTAGGGGTTTATGAAGGTACATTAGCTATCCTTAGAACCAATGTCTATATCTTTCCAGTAGGGATGTTAGTGGTGGGGTTAGTGGTGGGATTAGCTACTACTAAAATGAGTTTTGATAATTTAACACCTGTTTTTGTTATAGGTTTAGAAAATATTTTACAGGGAAGTTACTTAACTATAGGATGGCTATTACAATTTCCCTTTATTGTATTAACCTTTTTTAAATACATAGAGACAGCAAAGTTGACTCCTAATGTGAAAAAATTAGGGATGTTTTCAGTTATAGTAACAGGGGTATCTTTATTGGCAGGGGCTTTAGGAACCATTGCAGTTTTTGGGCCAAAGCAAACAGCAACTATGTTTTACCCTTCCTTTTCAATGGCTAGAACCATTTCCATAGGAAATTTTTTGGAAAATATAGAAATAACCTTTGTAGGGGTCTGGGTAGCGGGAATGTATATTTGTGCAACTGTGTATTGTTTCATGTCTATACTTTTAGTAACCAGTATTTTAAAATTAAATAATTACAAAAAAATAGCCTTACCTATGGCTGGGTTATTATTCTATTTACCCAGTATAGTGGCTAAAGATCTTTCCAGTTTATTTTCTGTTTTAAGGCAAACTTTCCCCTTTTTAACTATAGTTTTCGGTGGTATTTTACCAACTATATTTTTGATTTTAGCTAGTATCATGAACAAAGGGATGTCTACAGAGAAGTTAAAGGAAGAACAACAAGAAGAGGAAGAAAGCCAACCATTAAAGGGCAATTTTGGCGAACCTAGCAGTGAAGGGGAAGGGGAGGGAGAATCACCATAA